In a genomic window of Lycium ferocissimum isolate CSIRO_LF1 chromosome 9, AGI_CSIRO_Lferr_CH_V1, whole genome shotgun sequence:
- the LOC132029933 gene encoding NAC domain-containing protein 92-like, which produces MEENIDLPPGFRFHPSDEELITYYLVNKISDSTNFTARAIGDVDLNKSEPWDLPGKAKMGEKEWYFFSLRDRKYPTGVRTNRATNTGYWKTTGKDKEIFNSSTSELVGMKKTLVFYKGRAPRGEKTNWVMHEYRIHSKSSYRTHKQDEWVVCRVFQKSTGGKKYPSNNSSRTTVHVNPYSTLEINPSQMMQAEHNGFQLAMGRSGGYMMNHPEIQEFNRVFRAGGSSSSSNMMNLQPILQSQMNYNLAGSSGGGGGGNCFTISGLNLNLGGGATGSQPMPVPQPQVMNQQDMSSSSHVLMTNDQAGYGADMNSGNAMNRFMAMENCADLENYWPTY; this is translated from the exons ATGGAAGAGAATATTGATCTACCACCAGGGTTTCGTTTTCATCCAAGTGATGAAGAGCTTATAACATATTATCTTGTGAACAAGATTTCTGATTCTACTAATTTTACTGCAAGGGCTATTGGAGATGTCGATCTTAACAAATCTGAGCCCTGGGATCTTCCAG GGAAGGCGAAAATGGGAGAGAAAGAGTGGTACTTCTTCAGCCTACGTGATAGGAAGTACCCAACAGGAGTGAGAACAAATAGAGCAACAAATACTGGATATTGGAAAACAACTGGCAAAGATAAGGAGATCTTCAACAGCTCAACTTCTGAATTGGTTGGTATGAAGAAAACATTGGTATTTTATAAAGGAAGAGCTCCCAGAGGAGAGAAAACAAATTGGGTAATGCATGAATACAGGATTCACTCCAAATCCTCCTATAGAACACACAAG CAAGATGAATGGGTGGTTTGCCGCGTATTCCAGAAGAGTACGGGAGGGAAAAAATACCCTTCTAACAACTCTTCAAGAACAACAGTTCATGTGAACCCCTACAGTACACTAGAGATCAACCCCTCACAAATGATGCAAGCTGAACATAATGGCTTTCAATTAGCCATGGGAAGATCAGGTGGTTACATGATGAACCATCCagagattcaagaattcaatagGGTTTTTCGAGCTGGCGGTTCGTCGTCTTCATCTAACATGATGAACTTGCAGCCAATTCTACAATCGCAAATGAACTATAATTTAGCTGGAAGTAGTGGTGGTGGAGGAGGAGGTAATTGTTTTACTATTTCAGGCTTGAATTTAAATCTAGGTGGTGGTGCCACTGGTTCTCAGCCAATGCCAGTGCCACAGCCACAAGTTATGAACCAACAAGATATGAGTTCTTCTTCTCATGTGCTGATGACAAATGATCAGGCTGGTTATGGTGCAGATATGAATAGTGGAAATGCCATGAATAGATTCATGGCTATGGAGAATTGCGCTGATTTAGAGAATTATTGGCCTACTTATTGA
- the LOC132029934 gene encoding RNA-binding KH domain-containing protein PEPPER-like, which yields MISSTLTESFPPSTVAPAAPTELVAVKPEDNGIDNGDVADAPVEPAIVAKWPGWPGDNVFRLVVPVLKVGSIIGRKGELVKKMCEDTRARIRVLEGPLGNSDRIVLISGREDPDAQVSPAMDAALRVFKRVAGLNDDDPGALAAGAAFCSLRLLVASSQAIHLIGKHGSTIKSIQERSGASLRVLSEDDLPPYATSDERIVEIHGEGLKVLDALEAVVGQLRKFLVDHSVIPIFEKTGNANISHDRPSESWADKSQSSNFQPSVPAPTSQAAAVSDYSFSMNRDTYLLDRETALESKLSRSTLSLYGQDPGLGGIRTSVAGRTGPIVTQMTKVMQVPLSYAEDIIGIGGANIAYIRRTSGAILTVQESRGLPEEITIEIKGTSSEVQRAEQLIQEFINTHKEPAPSIYGTGEPGFGSFSRFGDSYSSSSFQSQRLGGYGSSNIGGYNSFRY from the exons ATGATTTCTTCTACATTAACCGAATCATTTCCTCCGTCTACGGTGGCTCCGGCGGCGCCGACGGAATTGGTTGCTGTAAAACCTGAGGATAACGGCATCGATAACGGAGATGTGGCGGATGCGCCGGTGGAGCCAGCGATTGTGGCGAAATGGCCGGGTTGGCCTGGAGACAATGTGTTTAGGCTAGTAGTGCCTGTTTTGAAAGTAGGAAGTATAATTGGCCGTAAAGGAGAGCTTGTTAAGAAGATGTGTGAAGATACTCGTGCTCGTATTCGTGTCCTTGAAGGCCCTCTTGGCAATTCGGATCGTATA GTCCTAATATCTGGAAGAGAAGATCCGGATGCACAAGTATCTCCTGCAATGGATGCTGCTCTAAGAGTATTCAAGCGTGTTGCTGGACTAAACGATGATGATCCAGGAGCATTAGCTGCCGGTGCAGCATTTTGTTCTTTAAGGTTACTGGTGGCATCATCGCAAGCCATTCACTTGATTGGGAAGCATGGTTCTACAATCAAATCAATCCAGGAAAGATCTGGTGCCTCCCTGCGAGTGTTATCTGAGG ATGACTTGCCCCCTTATGCCACTTCAGATGAAAGAATTGTTGAAATTCATGGAGAGGGTTTGAAGGTGCTTGATGCTTTGGAAGCGGTGGTGGGACAACTGAGAAAGTTTTTGGTTGATCATAGTGTGATACCTATATTTGAAAAGACG GGCAATGCAAATATCTCTCATGATCGGCCATCGGAGTCCTGGGCTGATAAATCACAGTCCTCAAATTTTCAGCCTTCTGTTCCTGCACCTACATCCCAAGCTGCGGCAGTTTCTGATTATTCTTTTTCCATGAACCGAGACACTTACTTACTTGATCGCGAAACCGCTTTGGAATCCAAACTCTCGCGCTCTACACTATCACTATATGGACAAGATCCTGGACTTGGTGGCATACGTACTTCTGTAGCTGGCCGAACTGGTCCTATAGTAACACAG ATGACAAAGGTAATGCAAGTACCCCTGTCGTATGCTGAGGATATCATTGGTATTGGTGGAGCCAATATAGCATATATTCGCCGCACAAGCGGGGCAATTCTTACTGTGCAAGAGAGCAGAGGCTTACCTGAAGAGATAACTATAGAGATTAAGGGTACCTCGTCAGAGGTTCAAAGAGCCGAACAGCTTATTCAG GAGTTCATTAACACCCACAAAGAGCCAGCCCCGAGCATATATGGGACGGGTGAGCCTGGATTTGGTTCTTTTTCACGTTTCGGTGACTCTTATTCGTCATCTTCGTTTCAATCTCAGCGTTTAGGGGGTTATGGATCTTCTAATATAGGAGGATACAACAGTTTTAGATACTAA